A single region of the Saprospiraceae bacterium genome encodes:
- a CDS encoding ParB/RepB/Spo0J family partition protein: MAKKLRSTVTSKADLGLGVDALFSKKMDKEIEDNPAKVVKDFANNFAMVPIEHIERNPDQPRKEFDEDALEELSASIRQHGLIQPITVRRLNASTYQIISGERRWRASKLASLKEVPAFIRIANDQTLMEMALIENIQREDLNAFEIASSYYRLKDEFALTDQELALRVGKKRSTITNYLGILDLHPDVINAVKAETISMGHAKAIKSIQDKLLQKRALEEIISKDLSVRNAETLVKKYQPQPKATPPAKEKNEAFDDGYKNVLKDFKEFFGSGSIKMEFDDKQKGVGRIVIPFKSVEELNQLFKCVEQL, encoded by the coding sequence ATGCGCTTTTTTCCAAAAAAATGGATAAAGAAATTGAGGATAACCCGGCAAAAGTGGTTAAGGATTTTGCCAATAATTTTGCAATGGTTCCGATTGAACATATTGAACGGAATCCAGATCAACCTCGAAAAGAATTTGATGAAGATGCACTGGAAGAACTATCCGCTTCCATCAGGCAACATGGGCTCATCCAACCGATAACCGTCCGACGTTTAAATGCCAGTACCTATCAGATTATTTCGGGAGAAAGAAGGTGGCGGGCCTCCAAACTAGCCAGCCTCAAGGAAGTTCCTGCTTTTATTCGCATTGCCAACGATCAGACCTTAATGGAGATGGCGCTGATTGAAAATATTCAGCGCGAAGACCTTAATGCCTTTGAAATTGCTTCTTCCTATTATCGCTTGAAAGATGAATTTGCCTTGACGGATCAGGAACTAGCCCTCAGGGTGGGTAAAAAAAGAAGTACCATCACCAATTATTTAGGTATTCTAGACTTGCACCCTGATGTCATTAATGCGGTTAAAGCAGAAACCATTTCGATGGGCCATGCCAAAGCGATAAAAAGTATCCAGGATAAGTTGCTACAAAAACGAGCCTTAGAAGAAATCATATCGAAAGACCTTTCGGTTCGCAATGCGGAAACGCTGGTCAAAAAATACCAGCCACAACCCAAGGCAACACCTCCTGCCAAAGAAAAGAACGAAGCTTTTGACGATGGTTATAAAAATGTCTTAAAGGACTTTAAAGAGTTTTTCGGTTCTGGTAGCATAAAGATGGAATTCGATGACAAACAAAAAGGGGTAGGCCGAATTGTTATTCCCTTCAAAAGTGTGGAGGAGCTAAATCAATTGTTCAAGTGTGTGGAGCAACTCTAA
- a CDS encoding DUF5683 domain-containing protein, which produces MPIKVFSILLVCLPFTLWSQAVDTLTLGPPPIDSVQVDSQKKPHLFIPKPKMALLWSAIPGGGQAYNRRWWKLPLVYGAFVGLGFAIDYNQNLYRDLRDAYLASLKNETHKFSGTSIDNPTALRNLRDSYDKNTQTAYVGILILYSLQSMEAYVDAHLRSFDINDDLSLKLKPALDINGMTGQPAMGIGISLAIGK; this is translated from the coding sequence ATGCCAATTAAAGTGTTCAGCATTTTACTGGTTTGTCTTCCTTTTACGCTATGGTCACAAGCAGTGGATACACTTACACTTGGCCCACCTCCTATTGATTCAGTGCAGGTAGATAGCCAGAAAAAGCCGCATTTATTCATTCCCAAACCTAAAATGGCGTTGCTTTGGTCGGCTATACCCGGTGGTGGCCAGGCTTATAATCGCCGTTGGTGGAAACTCCCATTGGTCTATGGCGCTTTTGTCGGCTTGGGATTTGCCATCGATTATAATCAAAACCTGTACCGAGACCTTAGAGATGCCTATCTCGCTTCTCTTAAAAATGAAACACATAAGTTTTCGGGTACGAGTATAGATAATCCCACAGCGTTGCGGAACCTGAGGGATTCCTATGACAAAAACACCCAGACGGCCTATGTTGGTATCCTCATTCTCTACTCTTTACAATCTATGGAAGCTTACGTTGATGCCCACCTGAGGTCTTTTGATATCAATGATGACTTGAGCCTCAAGCTAAAACCTGCCTTGGACATCAATGGCATGACGGGACAGCCAGCCATGGGGATTGGTATTAGCCTGGCCATTGGCAAATAA
- a CDS encoding branched-chain amino acid aminotransferase — MKYDIKITKVKESRLPQLDFDNIPFGRVFSDHMFVANYEDGEWVNPRIEPFAAFQIHPASMVLHYGQSIFEGMKASKSLDGKPMLLRPEMHAKRLNASGARMCIPEIPEDLFLEAVQALVDLDSDWIPPSEGSALYVRPYVYATDEFIGVKPSETYTFCIFTGPVGPYYAKPVRLLAEDTYVRAVKGGTGEAKAAGNYAASLLPARLAQEKGFDQVMWMDGKEFKYVQEVGTMNIFFVIDGTVVTPATDGAILKGITRYCVMDILRDKGYKVEERPVNIQEILDAHAAGKLEEVFGTGTAAVVSIVEAISYQGTVIEIPAPGPNSAALRAKAEIDGLRSGRIPDTRGWIVPVQSASLVDM; from the coding sequence ATGAAATATGACATAAAGATAACCAAAGTTAAGGAGTCTCGCCTACCGCAACTCGATTTTGATAACATTCCGTTTGGACGAGTGTTTTCAGACCATATGTTTGTAGCAAATTATGAAGATGGAGAATGGGTAAATCCAAGGATTGAACCTTTTGCAGCCTTCCAGATTCACCCTGCTTCAATGGTATTGCATTACGGCCAGTCTATTTTTGAAGGAATGAAAGCATCCAAAAGCCTGGATGGCAAACCGATGCTGCTTCGCCCTGAAATGCATGCCAAACGACTGAATGCCTCAGGTGCCAGAATGTGTATTCCCGAAATTCCTGAAGACCTGTTTTTAGAAGCGGTTCAGGCGCTTGTCGATTTGGATAGCGACTGGATTCCACCGTCAGAGGGTAGCGCCCTTTATGTCCGTCCTTACGTATATGCTACCGATGAATTCATTGGTGTTAAACCTTCCGAAACCTACACCTTTTGTATCTTCACAGGGCCCGTTGGTCCTTATTATGCCAAGCCAGTTCGTCTCCTGGCCGAAGATACCTACGTGCGCGCCGTGAAAGGAGGAACCGGAGAAGCTAAAGCTGCTGGCAACTATGCTGCTTCGCTTTTGCCTGCCCGCCTGGCCCAGGAAAAAGGCTTCGATCAAGTCATGTGGATGGATGGAAAAGAATTTAAATATGTGCAGGAAGTAGGTACCATGAATATCTTCTTCGTGATTGATGGGACGGTTGTAACACCTGCCACAGATGGGGCTATTCTGAAAGGAATTACTCGTTATTGTGTCATGGATATTCTCAGAGATAAAGGATATAAAGTAGAAGAACGACCTGTAAATATTCAGGAAATCCTGGATGCACATGCCGCCGGAAAACTAGAGGAAGTCTTTGGCACCGGTACAGCAGCTGTCGTTTCTATTGTAGAAGCTATTTCCTATCAGGGAACAGTCATTGAAATACCTGCTCCGGGCCCCAATAGTGCAGCCCTTAGAGCAAAAGCAGAAATCGATGGCCTCCGTTCAGGCCGAATTCCCGATACGCGTGGATGGATCGTCCCCGTTCAGTCAGCTTCTTTGGTGGATATGTAA
- a CDS encoding non-canonical purine NTP diphosphatase, protein MRSIVFATGNPHKIKEVSEMLGSSLHIISLETIGCHEDIPETSPTIEGNALQKAWYVKENYGQDCFAEDTGLEVEALDGEPGVYSARYAGPQRNPEDNMALLLQKLAGQENRRARFKTVVALILGEKVYTFEGIVNGTIGLEKSGTGGFGYDPIFFPEEATQSFAAMDAREKNVISHRGRAIAKLVDFLSTL, encoded by the coding sequence ATGCGAAGTATCGTTTTTGCTACCGGCAATCCGCATAAGATCAAGGAAGTTAGCGAGATGCTTGGAAGTAGCCTCCACATTATTAGCCTAGAAACAATCGGCTGCCACGAAGATATTCCAGAAACCAGCCCGACCATTGAGGGCAATGCCTTACAAAAGGCATGGTATGTGAAAGAAAACTACGGCCAGGATTGTTTTGCGGAAGACACCGGCTTGGAGGTGGAAGCCCTGGACGGTGAACCGGGGGTGTACTCTGCCCGCTATGCTGGCCCGCAAAGAAACCCTGAAGATAATATGGCGCTGTTGTTGCAAAAACTAGCAGGCCAGGAAAATAGGCGGGCCAGGTTCAAGACGGTTGTTGCATTGATCTTGGGCGAGAAAGTCTATACCTTTGAAGGCATTGTCAATGGAACCATCGGCCTGGAAAAAAGCGGCACGGGGGGATTCGGTTACGACCCTATTTTTTTTCCAGAGGAGGCCACCCAATCTTTTGCAGCAATGGATGCCAGGGAAAAAAATGTCATTAGTCATAGAGGTAGAGCTATTGCCAAATTGGTTGACTTTCTTAGTACTTTGTAG
- a CDS encoding DUF4340 domain-containing protein yields the protein MNNKTLLFIFLGLLAIYGLSQVFTGKRTSNFNTELIKIDTTQITQIIIQTKPPSREEIMLQKEAKAWIVSNGTVNTTATPTAVNALLSNLQLIKTKYIAANSEEKWADYEVGEQQGIRIQLFNKGTLVEDFITGRFTYDQQAQTGTSYIRLSSGKEVYAVDGFQTLTLGQGFNSYRNRTLSNISPEVVFTNFSLENQDTVLRFIKTPSNWMIGEQALDSAKVVAYLQQLSNLRGDSFADDFDEIQAPNFKIGAISLGNDALNEALKIEIYQDTGRLKPFIFRSSFNPEAWFESDSTGLYQQLVKEVADFLPTQGDPAKAGQGSVMK from the coding sequence ATGAACAACAAAACACTTCTTTTCATCTTTCTTGGTTTGTTAGCTATTTATGGGCTTTCCCAAGTATTCACAGGAAAACGAACCAGTAATTTTAATACTGAACTCATTAAGATAGACACCACCCAAATCACCCAAATTATTATTCAAACCAAACCACCCAGTCGGGAGGAGATCATGTTGCAAAAAGAGGCAAAGGCATGGATCGTCTCTAATGGTACGGTGAATACCACGGCCACCCCGACGGCGGTGAATGCCCTATTAAGCAATTTACAATTAATCAAAACCAAATATATTGCTGCCAACTCAGAAGAAAAGTGGGCTGATTATGAAGTAGGAGAACAGCAAGGAATCCGCATTCAATTATTTAATAAGGGAACTTTAGTAGAAGATTTTATTACAGGTCGTTTTACCTATGACCAACAGGCACAGACCGGGACCTCCTATATTCGTCTTTCTTCTGGCAAAGAAGTATATGCCGTTGATGGTTTTCAAACCCTCACCCTGGGGCAAGGTTTCAATTCCTACCGAAACAGGACTTTATCTAACATTTCACCTGAGGTCGTTTTTACTAACTTCAGTTTGGAAAATCAGGATACTGTTTTACGATTCATTAAAACACCTAGCAATTGGATGATAGGGGAACAAGCCCTTGATTCCGCCAAGGTCGTAGCCTACCTCCAGCAACTTAGCAACCTGAGAGGCGATTCTTTTGCCGATGATTTTGATGAGATCCAGGCTCCCAACTTCAAAATAGGGGCTATTTCGCTGGGAAATGATGCTTTGAATGAGGCCCTCAAAATTGAAATTTACCAAGATACGGGCAGGTTGAAGCCCTTTATTTTTCGGTCTAGTTTTAATCCCGAAGCTTGGTTTGAAAGCGATTCAACGGGCTTGTACCAGCAATTGGTAAAGGAGGTAGCGGATTTTCTCCCCACCCAGGGAGACCCTGCTAAGGCTGGACAAGGCAGCGTCATGAAATAG
- a CDS encoding ATP-binding cassette domain-containing protein: MIIAENITVGAGIVPILEGVNWIVKKGEHWVVTGDNAAGKSSLAKCLVGKNRVMKGRLHFPFLGNTPDFKTRNQAIHMVSFTDTSKLFRSANIQHYYQQRYNAFDADGHLSVRNYLVTGGFDESDPFHQNMVEILRLEGLLDKERIKLSSGQTRKMLLAKALIKRPQLLILDNPYIGLDLESRQLLNTTLDELVRNYDICLILVGQVAELPKCISHRLHLAKGEVAAAGPLSTVQTQLPAPAPNIAEVHLRNLRQYFQQEAKPLSADHIFKLDKVTINYGQTRILDQLNWRVLPGEKWMLKGENGAGKSTLLSLIYGDNPQAYAHQVYLFDKKRGHGESIWDIKKRIGFTSPELHAYYDEEHLAQEVVWSGLSDSFFVPRKVSAEKKAFVVLMFQYFGIEKHLNQPFSQLSTGIQRLLFFMRALVKVPPVLLLDEPFQGFDQQTIRRCQRLLESVLDERFTLIFITHFKAEVPAIVNKEFFLAKKD; this comes from the coding sequence ATGATCATAGCAGAGAACATAACGGTGGGTGCCGGCATAGTGCCCATTCTGGAGGGTGTAAATTGGATAGTGAAAAAGGGGGAACACTGGGTTGTAACCGGAGATAATGCGGCGGGAAAATCCAGCTTAGCCAAGTGCCTGGTCGGTAAAAATCGAGTGATGAAGGGCCGTTTGCACTTCCCTTTTCTAGGCAACACACCTGATTTTAAAACCAGGAACCAGGCGATACACATGGTATCTTTTACCGATACTTCCAAACTTTTCCGATCGGCCAATATCCAGCATTATTACCAACAACGATACAATGCCTTTGATGCAGATGGCCACCTAAGTGTGCGCAACTATCTCGTCACAGGAGGATTTGACGAGTCAGATCCTTTTCACCAAAACATGGTTGAAATCCTTCGCCTGGAAGGATTGCTCGATAAAGAAAGGATCAAGCTTTCCAGTGGCCAAACCCGCAAAATGCTCTTGGCCAAAGCCCTCATTAAAAGGCCCCAACTCCTGATTTTAGATAATCCTTATATTGGCTTGGATCTAGAGAGTCGCCAATTGCTCAACACGACCTTGGATGAATTGGTCCGAAACTATGACATTTGCCTAATCCTGGTGGGGCAGGTTGCTGAACTACCCAAGTGTATCTCTCACCGCCTCCACCTCGCCAAGGGGGAAGTGGCTGCAGCCGGTCCACTTTCGACCGTTCAGACACAACTACCAGCTCCGGCTCCGAATATCGCGGAAGTGCACCTGAGGAATTTACGCCAATATTTTCAGCAGGAGGCTAAACCTTTGTCCGCCGATCATATTTTCAAATTGGACAAGGTGACCATTAATTATGGCCAAACCAGAATCTTGGACCAATTAAATTGGCGGGTCTTGCCAGGTGAAAAATGGATGCTGAAAGGCGAAAATGGCGCGGGGAAATCTACGCTGCTGAGTTTAATATATGGCGATAACCCCCAAGCCTATGCTCACCAGGTGTATCTTTTTGATAAAAAACGAGGGCATGGGGAAAGCATTTGGGATATCAAAAAAAGGATAGGATTTACTTCCCCAGAATTGCATGCCTATTATGACGAGGAGCACCTGGCCCAGGAGGTGGTGTGGAGTGGCCTATCTGATAGCTTTTTTGTTCCCAGAAAGGTCTCTGCCGAAAAAAAGGCCTTTGTGGTGCTAATGTTTCAATATTTTGGCATCGAAAAACACCTCAACCAACCCTTTAGTCAGCTTTCCACCGGTATCCAACGCTTGTTGTTTTTTATGCGGGCCTTAGTGAAAGTTCCTCCCGTTCTATTATTGGATGAGCCTTTTCAAGGTTTTGACCAGCAGACCATCCGGCGCTGCCAACGTTTGCTAGAGTCCGTCTTGGACGAGCGATTCACCCTGATTTTTATTACCCACTTCAAAGCGGAGGTCCCCGCTATTGTCAACAAGGAATTTTTCCTCGCAAAGAAGGATTAA
- a CDS encoding FAD-dependent oxidoreductase has translation MYRLTFSSLITCLFLFTIACRSEAPKLSYDVLVLGEGTGAVAAAIQAARGGAQTLLVNPLPWLGGMLTSAGVSATDGNHQLPAGLWGEFRELIRGHYGGADSIFTGWVSNTMFEPHIGAKFWATLAMAEDKLTVQNGSTYTAVQFVQDHWEALITDADGNEKKVSAFILIDGTDLGDVAASQGVAYDLGMDAKTATGEDMAPPQANDIIQDFTYAAVLQDFGEGADKTIPRPADYDPSLFDCACQYHCDKETAHPCQTMLNYGKLPNNKYMINWPIKGNDYYHNMVELSPAERALVYQKAKEKTLAFVYYIQHELGFKQLGLAEDEFPTPDKLPLMPYHREGRRIKGLVRLNVNHIAKPYDFNLYRTGIAVGDYPIDHHHYEYPDAPEIAFPQVPSFNIPLGCLIPNTVDQLLVADKAISVTNIANGTTRLQPVVLQIGQAAGMVAALAAKQKKAPKDISIREVQDSLLSAGGYLMPFMDVLPADPAFKAIQRVGATGILKGQGIPYKWANQTWFYPDSTLSIAAFLQGLHSWKADIDLTLSKDQKHLTFGDFIAILSPIIERPTQELSTAIEQSFAPNTIKLDQPISKRQLAILLDKYLAPFHQKAINWNGDYLN, from the coding sequence ATGTATCGCCTTACTTTTTCTAGTCTAATTACTTGTCTTTTTCTTTTTACAATAGCTTGTCGGTCTGAAGCGCCCAAGCTATCTTATGATGTCTTGGTGCTAGGTGAGGGTACTGGTGCAGTTGCTGCTGCCATTCAGGCCGCCAGAGGGGGAGCCCAGACACTTTTGGTTAATCCGCTTCCTTGGCTAGGTGGTATGCTGACTTCTGCCGGCGTCTCGGCAACAGACGGAAACCATCAATTGCCTGCTGGCTTATGGGGGGAGTTCCGGGAGTTGATCCGTGGACATTACGGAGGGGCCGACTCGATCTTTACAGGTTGGGTCAGCAATACCATGTTCGAACCACACATTGGCGCCAAATTTTGGGCTACCTTGGCCATGGCTGAAGATAAATTGACCGTTCAAAATGGAAGCACCTATACTGCTGTCCAATTTGTGCAAGACCACTGGGAGGCGTTAATTACAGATGCAGACGGGAACGAAAAAAAAGTCAGTGCTTTTATCTTAATAGATGGAACGGACCTGGGTGACGTAGCTGCCAGCCAGGGCGTTGCCTATGACCTTGGAATGGATGCGAAGACCGCCACAGGAGAAGACATGGCGCCTCCACAAGCCAATGACATTATCCAGGATTTTACCTATGCAGCCGTTTTGCAGGATTTTGGCGAAGGAGCGGACAAAACGATTCCACGACCAGCAGATTACGATCCCAGCCTTTTCGATTGTGCCTGCCAATACCATTGTGATAAGGAAACGGCACACCCTTGCCAAACAATGCTCAACTATGGTAAATTGCCGAATAATAAATACATGATTAATTGGCCCATTAAAGGCAATGACTATTACCACAATATGGTCGAATTGTCACCCGCCGAACGGGCACTCGTTTATCAAAAAGCTAAAGAAAAAACCCTGGCATTTGTCTATTATATTCAGCATGAATTGGGATTCAAACAATTAGGGTTAGCTGAAGATGAATTTCCGACTCCAGACAAGCTCCCCTTGATGCCCTACCACCGGGAAGGGCGGCGAATCAAAGGGCTGGTTCGCTTAAATGTCAACCATATTGCCAAGCCCTATGATTTCAACTTATACCGCACCGGCATTGCCGTGGGGGATTATCCGATAGATCATCACCACTATGAATACCCAGATGCGCCAGAAATAGCCTTTCCGCAGGTGCCTTCTTTTAATATACCCTTGGGCTGCCTGATTCCCAACACGGTAGATCAATTGCTGGTAGCAGACAAGGCTATTTCCGTCACTAACATCGCCAATGGTACGACCCGTTTGCAACCTGTGGTTTTGCAAATTGGCCAGGCGGCCGGAATGGTGGCTGCGCTAGCCGCCAAGCAGAAAAAGGCACCTAAAGACATTTCCATTAGGGAAGTCCAGGATAGCTTGTTGAGTGCAGGGGGTTACTTGATGCCCTTTATGGATGTTCTACCTGCCGATCCTGCCTTTAAAGCCATACAGCGAGTGGGCGCTACTGGCATTTTAAAGGGGCAGGGTATCCCCTATAAATGGGCAAACCAAACCTGGTTTTATCCTGATTCCACCCTAAGTATAGCCGCTTTTTTGCAGGGCTTACATAGCTGGAAAGCTGATATAGACCTTACCTTATCTAAAGATCAAAAGCACTTGACCTTTGGCGATTTCATTGCTATCCTTTCGCCCATCATTGAGCGCCCTACCCAAGAATTGAGTACCGCAATCGAACAAAGTTTCGCTCCAAACACGATTAAACTAGACCAGCCCATCAGCAAACGCCAATTGGCTATCTTGCTGGATAAATACTTGGCACCCTTTCATCAGAAAGCGATTAATTGGAATGGGGATTACCTGAATTGA
- a CDS encoding LacI family DNA-binding transcriptional regulator, with the protein MKNRVRIKDIAEKAGVSKGTVDRVLHKRGNVSPDARQKVLEAIEELDYQRNIIASALAYNRLWRIAALLPNPEKDPFWQQPKKGIDRALKSVRDYGVTIDFYHFGEADAKEFQVCAKAVLTGVYDAVLVAPIFSMEGHQFFDQCEKQGLKYVQINTYLPREDECFLCYIGQDSYQSGMLAAKLLSFGAKAGETAMILHLEKAVYNSMHLVEKEKGFKDFFLQNAHTNIHFMQASFEDIFNKTAFSAFLDKTLNANPRIKGIFVTTSRAFHLVGILKDLHPDHDIKVLGFDLIEENLRYLETNNIQFLINQNPLKQGFLGIINIFNHLVLKEDVKKIQYLPLDVVMLENMQYYIKEEEELHLII; encoded by the coding sequence ATGAAAAATAGGGTTCGTATTAAAGATATTGCCGAAAAGGCCGGCGTTTCGAAAGGTACAGTGGATCGCGTTTTACATAAACGGGGAAATGTCTCACCAGATGCAAGGCAAAAGGTATTAGAAGCTATTGAAGAGTTAGATTATCAAAGAAATATTATCGCTAGTGCTTTGGCCTATAATCGACTCTGGCGTATAGCTGCCCTATTGCCCAATCCGGAAAAAGACCCCTTTTGGCAACAACCCAAAAAGGGAATAGATAGAGCACTGAAGTCGGTGAGAGACTATGGCGTTACCATTGATTTTTACCATTTTGGAGAGGCAGATGCTAAAGAATTTCAGGTCTGTGCCAAAGCTGTCCTGACCGGCGTTTACGACGCCGTTTTAGTGGCGCCTATTTTCTCCATGGAAGGCCATCAGTTTTTTGATCAATGCGAAAAACAAGGCTTGAAATATGTGCAAATCAACACTTATCTGCCACGAGAGGACGAATGCTTTCTATGTTACATCGGTCAGGATTCATACCAGAGCGGCATGTTGGCGGCAAAACTGTTGAGCTTTGGTGCAAAAGCAGGAGAAACAGCTATGATTTTGCATTTAGAGAAAGCCGTTTACAACTCTATGCATTTGGTGGAAAAAGAAAAAGGGTTTAAGGACTTCTTTTTGCAAAATGCTCATACGAATATTCATTTCATGCAAGCTAGTTTTGAGGATATTTTCAATAAAACAGCCTTTTCTGCCTTTCTAGATAAAACCTTAAACGCCAACCCTCGAATCAAAGGCATTTTTGTAACGACTTCAAGGGCCTTCCATTTGGTAGGGATTTTAAAGGATTTACACCCGGATCATGATATTAAAGTACTGGGTTTTGATTTGATTGAAGAAAACCTTAGATACCTGGAGACCAATAACATCCAATTCTTAATTAACCAAAATCCATTGAAACAAGGCTTTTTGGGGATTATCAATATTTTCAACCACTTGGTGTTAAAGGAGGATGTCAAAAAAATACAATATTTGCCCCTGGATGTGGTGATGCTTGAAAATATGCAGTATTATATCAAGGAAGAAGAAGAACTTCACCTGATTATTTGA
- a CDS encoding gluconate:H+ symporter codes for MPLLIISIGILLLLLLISIWKINGFISFILVSLFVGLAQGLSLENTVKALERGMGETLGSLVLILGFGAMLGKLVADSGAAQHITISLVRIFGRQRVQIALMLAGFLVGIPLFYAVGFVILVPLVFTVAATLNLPLLYVALPMLASLSVTHGFLPPHPAPTAISQLFGADLGLTMLYGFIVAVPAILIAGLGLSKLLPKVESHPLAEFVGKAPLPEKELPSTFLSILCALMPVILIGAASVAPLVFPAGSSVLAFLKAIGIPAVAMLIAVLFALYFLAIRRDKKMEDIMKDLGQAVASITMVMLIIAGAGGLKEVLVESKVADYLGALLANSAISPLVLAWMTAALIRIAVGSATVAGLTAAGIMLPLVGQGTSPELLTLAIGAGSITLSHVNDGGFWLFKEYFNLSVKETLQTWTVMETSISVIGMVSILILNQFI; via the coding sequence ATGCCATTACTAATCATAAGCATAGGGATTTTATTACTGTTACTTTTGATCTCCATTTGGAAAATCAATGGATTTATCTCTTTTATTTTAGTTTCTTTATTTGTCGGATTGGCCCAAGGCCTAAGCCTAGAAAACACGGTGAAGGCCTTAGAAAGGGGGATGGGTGAAACGCTGGGTTCTTTGGTTTTAATTTTAGGGTTTGGGGCCATGCTAGGTAAACTGGTGGCAGACAGTGGGGCTGCACAGCACATCACCATTAGCCTGGTGCGAATATTTGGGCGGCAGCGGGTGCAAATCGCACTGATGTTGGCTGGTTTTCTAGTGGGGATCCCCTTGTTTTATGCCGTCGGGTTTGTCATCCTGGTACCGCTGGTTTTTACGGTTGCAGCTACATTGAACCTTCCCTTACTTTATGTAGCGCTTCCCATGCTGGCCTCCCTTTCCGTCACCCATGGTTTTTTGCCGCCCCACCCTGCCCCTACGGCTATTTCCCAATTATTTGGAGCAGACTTAGGCCTGACCATGCTCTACGGGTTTATTGTTGCGGTACCAGCAATCCTCATTGCGGGATTGGGCTTATCTAAGTTATTGCCCAAGGTTGAATCACATCCATTAGCAGAATTTGTGGGAAAGGCCCCACTGCCTGAAAAGGAATTGCCTTCCACTTTTCTGAGTATTTTATGTGCTTTAATGCCAGTTATCCTCATTGGGGCAGCATCGGTAGCCCCCTTAGTATTTCCAGCGGGCAGTTCCGTTCTCGCTTTTCTGAAAGCCATTGGCATTCCCGCTGTTGCTATGCTTATCGCTGTGCTTTTTGCGCTGTACTTTTTAGCGATCAGGCGTGACAAGAAAATGGAAGATATCATGAAGGACCTTGGGCAAGCCGTAGCCAGCATTACGATGGTCATGCTGATTATTGCTGGTGCAGGTGGCCTAAAGGAGGTGCTTGTTGAAAGCAAGGTAGCTGATTATTTGGGGGCATTATTGGCCAATTCGGCTATTTCCCCTTTGGTATTAGCCTGGATGACCGCTGCCCTGATCCGAATAGCCGTGGGGTCGGCCACTGTTGCTGGTTTGACAGCCGCCGGTATCATGTTACCATTGGTCGGCCAAGGTACTTCACCAGAGTTGCTGACCTTGGCAATTGGTGCAGGTAGCATCACCCTATCGCATGTTAATGATGGTGGTTTTTGGTTATTCAAGGAATATTTTAACTTGAGCGTGAAAGAAACCTTACAAACCTGGACGGTCATGGAGACCAGCATCTCTGTGATCGGAATGGTCAGCATTTTGATATTAAACCAATTTATTTAG